One segment of Phaeacidiphilus oryzae TH49 DNA contains the following:
- a CDS encoding NAD(P)-dependent malic enzyme produces the protein MPVIEEFAESAPDEDEVFLAHLGGKLSIQPPAELLNARRLSMISTPGVARVSSAIAGDPALAARYTWAHRMVAVVSDGTAVLGLGDVGPAAALPVMEAKSALFKALGELDSVPLVLATTDVDEIVETLVRLRPSFGAVNLEDVSAPRCFELEARLSRVLDCPVMHNDQHGTAIAVLAALNSAAALLGRDLASLRTVVAGAGAAGAACARMLVSAGVGEVVALDSRGAIHPGRPDLTPAKAELAALTNPHRRTGPPAEVLPGADVLIGLSSTTVPPELIASMAPDPIVFALSNPTPEITPEAAYAAGAAVVATGRSCWPNQISNLLACPGVFRGALDSGAGRITERMKLAAAQALTLLAADDLARDHIVPDVLDPRVAPEVAAAVAAAAPAATAAPTAPTPPTAPATMAD, from the coding sequence ATGCCGGTCATCGAAGAGTTCGCCGAATCCGCCCCGGACGAGGACGAGGTCTTCCTCGCCCATCTCGGCGGGAAGTTGAGCATCCAGCCCCCGGCCGAGCTGCTGAACGCCCGCCGCCTCTCCATGATCTCCACCCCCGGCGTGGCCCGGGTCTCCAGCGCCATCGCCGGCGATCCCGCCCTCGCCGCCCGCTACACCTGGGCCCATCGGATGGTCGCGGTGGTCAGCGACGGCACCGCCGTCCTCGGCCTGGGCGACGTCGGCCCGGCCGCCGCCCTCCCGGTGATGGAGGCCAAGTCGGCGCTCTTCAAGGCGCTCGGCGAGCTCGACTCGGTGCCCCTCGTCCTGGCCACCACGGACGTGGACGAGATCGTCGAGACCCTGGTCCGGCTCCGCCCCTCCTTCGGCGCGGTGAACCTGGAGGACGTCTCGGCCCCGCGCTGCTTCGAGCTGGAGGCGCGGCTGAGCCGGGTGCTGGACTGCCCGGTGATGCACAACGACCAGCACGGCACGGCGATCGCCGTCCTGGCCGCGCTGAACTCGGCCGCCGCCCTCCTCGGCCGCGACCTCGCCTCGCTCCGCACGGTGGTCGCCGGCGCGGGCGCCGCCGGGGCCGCCTGCGCCCGGATGCTGGTCTCGGCCGGCGTCGGCGAGGTGGTGGCGCTGGACTCGCGGGGCGCGATCCACCCCGGCCGCCCGGACCTGACCCCGGCCAAGGCGGAGCTCGCCGCGCTCACCAACCCGCACCGCAGGACCGGGCCGCCGGCCGAAGTGCTGCCCGGAGCGGACGTGCTGATCGGGCTCTCCTCGACCACCGTGCCGCCGGAGCTGATCGCCTCGATGGCGCCGGACCCGATCGTCTTCGCCCTCTCCAACCCCACCCCGGAGATCACCCCGGAGGCCGCGTACGCGGCGGGGGCGGCGGTGGTGGCGACCGGTCGCAGCTGCTGGCCGAACCAGATCAGCAACCTGCTGGCCTGCCCCGGCGTCTTCCGCGGGGCGCTGGACTCCGGCGCCGGGCGGATCACCGAGCGGATGAAGCTCGCGGCGGCCCAGGCCCTCACCCTGCTGGCCGCGGACGACCTCGCCCGCGACCACATCGTCCCGGACGTCCTCGACCCACGCGTCGCCCCGGAGGTCGCGGCGGCGGTGGCGGCGGCCGCCCCGGCGGCAACCGCAGCACCCACCGCTCCGACCCCGCCCACCGCTCCAGCGACCATGGCCGACTGA
- a CDS encoding ATP-binding SpoIIE family protein phosphatase, translating into MGSEKDPVDAETAAAETSAGAPAPVAASTLRDAGVGLWRTDDSGGRVIALDDRCAELLGLPAEPTELAPDRLRGLLHRADAARLRPAARLAAVQHRPVDLRVRVVDAAGTLVRVLRLRIAPGPPDDPGQPLVGTLTEENWVDTVDEFSVPPTTGPGTDQRELEQRQVEALNRTPGPGTARRGRGTPASGGATAATGGSAEDREDHEGRSGAGGPAGAGARDGDGREPADRAASADAAAEAQRSRAARLLDAGRALTEAENTEDVLRVIAGLDLPGLDTSGQLVSVVEKGRLTAVASVGYPAEDAPFQVTLDSSYPGVEAVRTAEPVFVESPEEYRRRYPAIWPLVAAHGRRSWVYFPLSSGGRTIGTWMLAFRTPTAFTADRRALLGILARMVTHAVERTRTTESERALSLGLLRSMQPRSHGVPGMAAAARYVPTGGGLLVGGDWCDVVDLPDGRLAVVIGDVEGHDVHAATIMSQLRTAVLAYALEGHHPDAVLARASRFLSGLGHDRYATCIYLLADPARGTLDVARAGHPHPVVRMPDGTCLLRHLDGGLPLGMSEFGEEDYPVNRLQLQLGEILMLCTDGLVENGGHDYYTGWLRVRDALSPGPTEDLEGIADRLIEAVHGPESHRAPGHLADRREDDIALILLRRDQVDRPHGSTSRRTVLTINQDEQDRIAGARQELREILHDWAVEDHVDAAVLLASELLANVLVHTEFEAALEAHLSGPPGARTLHVEVSDRSDELPHRRSPGEMASSGRGLVLLEMLSDRWGVQPRGEGKAIWFELDEVRPEGSDSAAGQPN; encoded by the coding sequence ATGGGCAGCGAAAAGGACCCTGTCGACGCCGAGACGGCGGCGGCAGAGACGTCCGCCGGCGCTCCCGCGCCCGTCGCCGCCTCCACCCTGCGCGACGCCGGCGTCGGCCTCTGGCGCACCGACGACTCCGGCGGCCGCGTGATCGCCCTGGACGACCGCTGCGCCGAGCTCCTCGGCCTCCCCGCCGAACCCACCGAGCTGGCCCCGGATCGGCTCCGCGGCCTGCTGCACCGCGCCGACGCCGCCCGGCTCCGCCCCGCCGCCCGCCTCGCCGCCGTCCAGCACCGCCCCGTCGACCTGCGGGTACGCGTGGTGGACGCGGCCGGGACGCTGGTCCGGGTGCTCCGGCTGCGGATCGCCCCCGGCCCGCCGGACGACCCCGGCCAGCCGCTGGTCGGCACTCTCACCGAGGAGAACTGGGTCGACACGGTCGACGAGTTCTCGGTGCCGCCGACCACCGGCCCCGGCACCGATCAGCGCGAGCTCGAACAGCGCCAGGTCGAGGCGCTCAACCGCACCCCCGGCCCCGGCACGGCCCGCCGCGGCCGAGGCACCCCGGCCTCCGGCGGGGCCACGGCGGCCACCGGCGGCTCGGCGGAGGACCGCGAGGACCACGAGGGCCGGAGCGGCGCGGGCGGCCCGGCCGGGGCGGGTGCCCGGGACGGCGACGGCCGAGAGCCCGCCGACCGGGCCGCGTCGGCCGACGCCGCCGCCGAGGCGCAGCGCTCCCGCGCCGCCCGCCTGCTGGACGCCGGGCGCGCCCTCACCGAGGCCGAGAACACCGAGGACGTGCTGCGCGTGATCGCCGGCCTCGACCTGCCCGGCCTCGACACCTCCGGGCAGCTGGTCTCGGTCGTCGAGAAGGGCCGGCTGACCGCCGTCGCCAGCGTCGGCTACCCCGCCGAGGACGCCCCCTTCCAGGTCACCCTGGACAGCTCCTATCCCGGCGTGGAGGCGGTGCGCACCGCCGAGCCGGTCTTCGTGGAGTCCCCGGAGGAGTACCGCCGCCGCTACCCGGCGATCTGGCCGCTGGTGGCCGCCCACGGCCGGCGGTCCTGGGTGTACTTCCCGCTCTCCTCCGGCGGCCGGACGATCGGCACCTGGATGCTGGCCTTCCGCACCCCCACCGCGTTCACCGCCGACCGCCGGGCGCTGCTCGGCATCCTGGCCCGGATGGTCACCCACGCCGTGGAGCGGACCCGGACCACCGAGTCCGAGCGGGCCCTCTCCCTCGGCCTGCTGCGCAGCATGCAGCCGCGCTCGCACGGCGTCCCCGGGATGGCCGCCGCCGCCCGCTACGTCCCCACCGGGGGCGGGCTGCTGGTCGGCGGCGACTGGTGCGACGTGGTGGACCTGCCGGACGGCCGGCTCGCGGTGGTCATCGGGGACGTGGAGGGCCACGACGTCCACGCCGCGACGATCATGTCCCAGCTGCGCACCGCCGTCCTGGCCTACGCCCTGGAGGGCCACCACCCGGACGCGGTGCTGGCCCGCGCCTCCCGCTTCCTCTCCGGGCTGGGCCACGACCGCTACGCGACCTGCATCTACCTCCTCGCCGACCCGGCCCGCGGCACCCTGGACGTCGCCCGGGCCGGCCACCCCCACCCGGTCGTCCGGATGCCCGACGGCACCTGCCTGCTGCGCCACCTGGACGGCGGGCTGCCGCTCGGCATGAGCGAGTTCGGCGAGGAGGACTACCCGGTCAACCGGCTGCAGCTGCAGCTCGGCGAGATCCTGATGCTCTGCACCGACGGCCTGGTGGAGAACGGCGGCCACGACTACTACACCGGCTGGCTCCGGGTCCGGGACGCCCTCAGCCCCGGCCCGACGGAGGACCTGGAGGGGATCGCCGACCGGCTGATCGAGGCGGTGCACGGCCCCGAGTCGCACCGCGCCCCCGGCCATCTCGCCGACCGCCGCGAGGACGACATCGCGCTGATCCTGCTCCGCCGGGACCAGGTCGACCGCCCGCACGGCTCCACCTCGCGCCGCACGGTGCTGACGATCAACCAGGACGAGCAGGACCGGATCGCCGGCGCCCGCCAGGAGCTGCGCGAGATCCTCCACGACTGGGCGGTGGAGGACCACGTCGACGCGGCCGTGCTCCTCGCCTCCGAGCTGCTGGCCAACGTCCTGGTGCACACCGAGTTCGAGGCCGCGCTGGAGGCGCACCTCTCCGGCCCGCCCGGCGCCCGCACCCTCCATGTCGAGGTCAGCGACCGCAGCGACGAGCTGCCGCACCGCCGCTCGCCCGGCGAGATGGCCTCCTCCGGACGCGGCCTGGTGCTGCTGGAGATGCTCTCCGACCGCTGGGGCGTACAACCGCGCGGAGAGGGCAAGGCCATCTGGTTCGAACTGGACGAGGTTCGCCCTGAAGGGTCCGACTCCGCAGCGGGGCAGCCGAACTGA
- a CDS encoding integrase — protein sequence MRVDIAGEGVRAEGTGGGGGHGAGSTGYTAATPEALVLVDGTPSPPGMDTGCRHGTAWFARRLGVHLLARLVDREDRAIAQCLSDAIAETAALHGARCDLAHPNTPAAAVCAARMRGSSVEYLALGDALLVVDTGAHGGIRVHGDNQPFPAGEELHRQVWAAPWGSPQRATLGQKYAMALCAVRNTGHGPWAAAALPRAAEEAETGSVRRGDLRALTALSAGAGAYVTRFTLGDWPQALGLMDRSGPQELLRKLRAVEATDPQCERWPRDSVHTDAAAVYSTGW from the coding sequence ATGCGTGTGGACATCGCGGGCGAGGGGGTCCGCGCGGAGGGGACCGGCGGGGGCGGCGGCCACGGCGCCGGCTCCACCGGCTATACCGCGGCCACCCCGGAGGCACTGGTACTGGTGGACGGCACGCCCAGTCCACCCGGAATGGACACCGGCTGCCGGCACGGCACCGCCTGGTTCGCCCGACGGCTCGGCGTCCATCTGCTGGCCCGGCTGGTCGACCGGGAGGACCGGGCCATCGCGCAGTGCCTCTCCGACGCCATCGCGGAGACGGCCGCGCTGCACGGGGCGCGCTGCGACCTGGCCCATCCCAACACCCCGGCGGCGGCGGTCTGCGCGGCCCGGATGCGGGGATCTTCGGTGGAGTACCTGGCGCTGGGCGACGCCCTGCTGGTGGTGGACACCGGGGCGCACGGCGGCATCCGGGTGCACGGCGACAACCAGCCGTTCCCGGCCGGGGAGGAGCTCCACCGGCAGGTCTGGGCGGCGCCCTGGGGCTCGCCCCAGCGGGCCACCCTGGGCCAGAAGTACGCCATGGCGCTGTGCGCGGTCCGCAACACCGGCCACGGGCCGTGGGCGGCGGCGGCGCTGCCGAGGGCGGCGGAGGAGGCGGAGACCGGCTCGGTGCGGCGGGGGGATCTGCGCGCGCTGACGGCGCTGAGCGCGGGCGCGGGGGCGTATGTCACCCGGTTCACGCTGGGCGACTGGCCGCAGGCGCTGGGGTTGATGGACCGCTCCGGCCCGCAGGAGCTGCTGCGCAAGCTGCGGGCGGTGGAGGCGACGGATCCCCAGTGCGAGCGGTGGCCGCGGGATTCCGTCCATACGGACGCGGCGGCGGTGTACTCGACCGGCTGGTGA
- a CDS encoding pirin family protein → MPAVTVENPLVLPRVSTPDPATVQPRRVRQVATAPQGFEGEGFPVRRAFAGIHQRHLDPFIMMDQMGEVEYAPGEPKGTPWHPHRGFETVTYLIDGTFVHQDSAGGGGTINDGDTQWMTAGSGLLHIEAPPESLVISGGLFHGLQLWVNLPKADKMVPPRYQDIHGGNVKLLASPDGGAIVRLIAGEVDGHRGPGSTHTPITMVHATLSPGAKLTLPWREDFNALVYGLNGKGTAGEEQRPFGMGQAVLFGEAGGSLTVQAAESQESRSPNLDVVILGGAPIREPVAWYGPFVMNSHTELEQAFDDFRAGRLGRIPAEQG, encoded by the coding sequence ATGCCCGCCGTCACCGTAGAGAACCCGTTGGTGCTGCCGAGGGTCTCCACCCCCGACCCCGCCACCGTCCAGCCGCGCAGGGTGCGCCAGGTCGCGACCGCCCCGCAGGGCTTCGAGGGCGAGGGCTTCCCGGTGCGCCGCGCCTTCGCCGGGATCCACCAGCGCCACCTCGACCCGTTCATCATGATGGACCAGATGGGCGAGGTGGAGTACGCGCCGGGCGAGCCCAAGGGCACCCCGTGGCACCCCCACCGCGGCTTCGAGACCGTCACCTACCTGATCGACGGCACCTTCGTCCACCAGGACTCCGCGGGCGGCGGCGGAACCATCAACGACGGCGACACCCAGTGGATGACCGCCGGCTCCGGCCTGCTGCACATCGAGGCCCCGCCGGAGTCGCTGGTGATTTCCGGCGGCCTCTTCCACGGGCTCCAGCTGTGGGTCAACCTGCCGAAGGCGGACAAGATGGTCCCGCCGCGCTACCAGGACATCCACGGCGGCAACGTCAAGCTGCTGGCCAGCCCGGACGGCGGCGCGATCGTGCGGCTGATCGCCGGCGAGGTCGACGGCCACCGGGGTCCCGGCTCCACCCACACCCCGATCACGATGGTGCACGCCACCCTCAGCCCCGGCGCCAAGCTGACCCTCCCGTGGCGCGAGGACTTCAACGCCCTCGTCTACGGGCTCAACGGCAAGGGCACGGCCGGCGAGGAGCAGCGGCCGTTCGGCATGGGCCAGGCGGTGCTCTTCGGCGAGGCCGGCGGCTCCCTCACCGTCCAGGCCGCGGAGAGCCAGGAGAGCCGCTCGCCCAACCTGGACGTGGTCATCCTCGGCGGCGCGCCGATCCGCGAGCCGGTGGCGTGGTACGGCCCGTTCGTCATGAACAGCCACACCGAGCTGGAGCAGGCCTTCGACGACTTCCGCGCGGGCCGCTTGGGCCGTATTCCGGCGGAGCAGGGCTGA
- a CDS encoding SseB family protein, giving the protein MYGYEQTAPHPGPGPGYPGQPQQPAYPEPSPPSLADAVRAFAGGAMTVDDFQSVFITSKVYCPRGDRPGFLALHDTQQPVIPMFTSLKELRRYAGKESKYFAVTGAEVIDLLPTGYGFVLDMEGDHRMVFDAKAVEQLVDFTMRRMYG; this is encoded by the coding sequence GTGTACGGCTACGAGCAGACCGCCCCCCATCCCGGACCGGGCCCCGGCTACCCGGGGCAGCCGCAGCAGCCGGCGTACCCCGAGCCCTCCCCGCCGTCCCTGGCGGACGCGGTGCGGGCGTTCGCCGGCGGCGCGATGACGGTGGACGACTTCCAGTCCGTCTTCATCACGTCGAAGGTGTACTGCCCGCGCGGCGACCGGCCCGGCTTCCTGGCGCTGCACGACACCCAGCAGCCGGTGATCCCGATGTTCACCTCGCTCAAGGAGCTCCGCCGGTACGCCGGCAAGGAGTCCAAGTACTTCGCCGTCACCGGCGCCGAGGTGATCGACCTGCTGCCGACCGGCTACGGCTTCGTCCTCGACATGGAGGGCGACCACCGGATGGTCTTCGACGCCAAGGCGGTCGAGCAGCTGGTCGACTTCACCATGCGCCGGATGTACGGCTAG